The following nucleotide sequence is from Bifidobacteriaceae bacterium.
GGCCATGAGCGCCACCCTGGGCAACGTGGACCACTTGGCCGCCGACCTGGAACGCAGGACGAACCGCCCCGTCACGGTCATCGCCGACGCGCCCCGGCCGGTGCCCCTCGAGTTCTCCTATGAGGTCATCCCCCTCCCGAACCTGATCACCGGCCTGGTCAAGGGCGGCCTGACCCCCGCCTACGTGGTCCAGTTCACCCAACGCGAAGCCGTGGAACTGGCGGGGAAGCTCGCCGCGCTGCCCCTCGCGGACCGGCAGCGGCTCCAGGACCTGAAAGACGGCATCGGCGACTTCAAGTTCGGGCCCGGCTTTGGCGCCACCTTGTCGAAACTCCTGCGCAAAGGCGTTGGCGTGCACCACGCCGGAATGCTTCCCATGTACCGGCGGCTGGTCGAGCGCCTGGCGGGCGAGGGGCTGCTGGCCGTTGTCTCCGGCACCGACACGCTCGGGGTCGGGATCAACCTGCCCATCAAGACGGTGGTGCTGACGTCGCTGGTCAAGTTCGACGGGCGCCGCGTCCGGCGGATCAACGCCCGCGAGTTCCACCAAATCGCGGGACGGGCGGGACGCGCCGGCTTCGACCAGATAGGCCACGTGGTGGTCCAGGCGCCCGAAGACGCGATCGAGCGGGCGCAGGCGGCGGCCAAGGCGGAAGCCCGCGCGTTGGCGGGCAAGCGGCCCGCCAAGCCCGTCTCCCACAGCGGCGAGAAGGGCAAAATCTCCTGGTCCAAGGACACGTTCGAGAAACTGATCGGCTCCGCCCCGGAACCGCTGACGCCGCGCCTGAAGGTCACGCACGCCATGATCCTGGAACTGCTGGCCCGCGAGGACGACCCGGTGGCGGCCGGCTACCGCCTGCTGACCGACAACCACCAGCCGGTCCGGCCCCGCAACCTGTTGATCCGCCAAGCCTGCCGGATCTACCACTCCCTGAAAGCGGCGGGCGTGGTGGAGCACACTCCGGGGCACGTCGCCCTGGCGGTGGAGTTGCCGGAGGACTTCGCCCTCAACCAGCCGTTGACGCCTTTCGCCCTGGCCGCCTGCGAATTGCTGGACCCGGCCTCCGAAACCTACGAACTCGACCTGGGCTCAGTCTTCGAGGCCACCCTGGAGCCGCCCGCAGCCGTGTTGATCGCCCAGGAGAAAGCCGCCAAGACCGAGGCGCTGGCGCGGATGAAAGCCGAAGGCTGGGACTACTTCGACCGCATGAACGCCCTTGACGGCGTGACCTACCCCAAGGCGCTGGAAGAGTTCTTGGGCGCGGCCCTGGCCATGTACCGGCGGGGCCACCCGTGGGTTGACGACTTCGACCTGACGCCCAAGTCGATTGTGCGCGAAATGCGCGAACACGCCCAGACTTTCCCCGAATTCGTGTCCCGGTACGGCATAGCGAGCGCCGAAGGCGTGCTGTTGCGCTACCTGAGCGACGCGTACAAGGCGTTGACCCGCTCCGCGCCGCCCGCCGCGCGGGACCGTCTGACTGAGATTACCGACTGGTTAGGGGATACTATCCGGGGCGTTGATTCGAGCCTGATCGAGGAATGGGAGGAGTTGAACGCGCTTGGCCAGTGACCAGACTGACCAGATTGACCAGACGGGGCGCGCCGGCACGGGGCCGCTCGGCGGGCCGGGCACCGGATCGCCGGGACGGAAGGCGACCCCGGCGCTGACCGTGCTGGAGCAAGCGGGCATCCCCTACACCCTTGAGACCTTCCAATCCGACCGGGTTTCGACCGCGCTGGGCGAGGGCTACGGCTTGGCCGCGGCCAGGGCCCTGCGGGCCGACCCGGACACCGTGTTCAAGACCCTGATGGTCAAGGTGGACGGCGACCTGTGGTGCGCCGTCATCCCGGTCAGTCGCCACCTGGATTTCAAAGCGGTGGCCCGCGCCGCCGGCGGCAAGCGGGCGGCCCTGGCGGCCGTCACCGAAGCCGAGCGCGCCACCGGGTACGTGGTTGGCGGCATCTCGCCCCTCGGCCAGCGGACCCGGCACCCCACGTTGATCGACTCATCCGCCCAGCGGCTCGACCAGATCATGGTCTCCGCAGGCGGGCGCGGCATGGACATCAAGCTGAACCCCCGCGATTTGGCCCGCCTGGCCGGCGCGGCCTTCGCCCCCATCGGCCGGCTGTGACGCCAGGCTGGCATGATGGGCTCATGACCATCAGCCCGACGGCCCGCCTGGCCGAACTCGGCATTGCCCTCCCCCCTCCGGCCACGCCGCTGGCCGCCTATCTGCCCGTCCGCGTCTCCGAACGCTCCGCCTGGGTTTCCGGCCAGGGCCCCGTCAAAGACGGCGCCAGCGTTTGGACCGGCCGGCTTGGCGACAGCCTGACCGTGGAGCAGGGGTCCGATGCCGCTCGACTCGCCGCCGTCAACGTCCTCGCCGCGCTTCAGGGCGCCTTGGGCTCTCTGGACCGGGTTGACCACTTTGAGCGGGTCGCGGTGATGGTGGCCTCGACGCCGGACTTCGCCGACCATCCCGCCGTCGCCAACGGCGCCTCGAACCTGTTCGCGGAGGTCTTCGGCGAGGCGGGCAGGCACGCCCGCGCGGCCTTCGGCGTGGCGGCGCTGCCGCTGGGCTGGCCCGTCGAGGTAGAGGCCCAAGTGGCGCTCAAGCCCTGAAACGCCCTGGAACGCCTTGGGGCGGCCGCAGTCAGGCCTGGTCGGCTTTCTCCTGAAGCTCTTGGCGTTCCCGCTTTTCCTGGCGGCGGCGCCACCGGATTCCGGCGTCGATGAAACCGTCGAGGTCGCCGTCGAAGACGGCCGCCGTGTTGCCGACCTCGTGGTCGGTGCGCAGGTCTTTGACCATCTGATACGGGTGCAGAACGTAGGAGCGCATTTGGTCGCCCCAGGACGCCTTGATGTCCCCCGCCAATTCCTTCTTCTTCGCCGCCTCCTCGGCCTTGCGCAGAACCAGCAAGCGCGATTGGAGCACGCGGTAGGCGGCCGCGCGGTTCTGGATTTGGGACTTCTCGTCCTGCATTGAGACCACAATCCCGGTCGGCAGGTGGGTCATGCGCACCGCCGAATCAGTGGTGTTGACGGACTGGCCGCCCGGACCGGAGGAGCGGAACACGTCGACCTTGATGTCGGATTCGGGGATGTCGATGTGGTCGGTGTCCTCAATCAATGGGATCACCTCGACGGCGGCAAAGGAGGTGTGGCGGCGCCCCTGGTTGTCGAAGGGGGAAATGCGCACCAGGCGGTGGGTGCCGCCCTCCACGGACAGGTTGCCGTAGGCGTACGGCGCGGAGACCTCGAAGGTGACTGATTTGAGGCCGGCCTCCTCGGCGTAGGAGGTGTCCAGCACCTTGACTGGGTAAGCGTGACGCTCGGCCCAGCGCAGGTACATTCGCAGCAGCATTTCCGCGAAGTCGGCGGCGTCCACGCCGCCCGCGCCGGAGCGGATCGTCACCACCGCGAAGCGCTCGTCGTACT
It contains:
- a CDS encoding DUF3516 domain-containing protein; translated protein: MLIERLGFAPGEGAAAAATAEAFDAFTEWAGEQGLELYPHQEDALLALAAGEHVILGTPTGSGKSLVAAGALAFGLARGRRGVYTAPVKALVSEKFFDLIGLFGTANVGLMTGDAAVNTDAPIICCTAEVLANQALRHGARTPFDVVVMDEFHFYGDPDRGWAWQVPLLEMPRAQFLAMSATLGNVDHLAADLERRTNRPVTVIADAPRPVPLEFSYEVIPLPNLITGLVKGGLTPAYVVQFTQREAVELAGKLAALPLADRQRLQDLKDGIGDFKFGPGFGATLSKLLRKGVGVHHAGMLPMYRRLVERLAGEGLLAVVSGTDTLGVGINLPIKTVVLTSLVKFDGRRVRRINAREFHQIAGRAGRAGFDQIGHVVVQAPEDAIERAQAAAKAEARALAGKRPAKPVSHSGEKGKISWSKDTFEKLIGSAPEPLTPRLKVTHAMILELLAREDDPVAAGYRLLTDNHQPVRPRNLLIRQACRIYHSLKAAGVVEHTPGHVALAVELPEDFALNQPLTPFALAACELLDPASETYELDLGSVFEATLEPPAAVLIAQEKAAKTEALARMKAEGWDYFDRMNALDGVTYPKALEEFLGAALAMYRRGHPWVDDFDLTPKSIVREMREHAQTFPEFVSRYGIASAEGVLLRYLSDAYKALTRSAPPAARDRLTEITDWLGDTIRGVDSSLIEEWEELNALGQ
- the ybaK gene encoding Cys-tRNA(Pro) deacylase, whose amino-acid sequence is MASDQTDQIDQTGRAGTGPLGGPGTGSPGRKATPALTVLEQAGIPYTLETFQSDRVSTALGEGYGLAAARALRADPDTVFKTLMVKVDGDLWCAVIPVSRHLDFKAVARAAGGKRAALAAVTEAERATGYVVGGISPLGQRTRHPTLIDSSAQRLDQIMVSAGGRGMDIKLNPRDLARLAGAAFAPIGRL
- the prfB gene encoding peptide chain release factor 2 translates to MATEDIAGDLRALNSTFESIERVSDPQELRARIARLSDEVAEPGLWDDPGRAQVKTSRLSHAQGELEKLEAMGQRLDDLGVLFQMAEEGEDSEAMEEVRQELAGARAALADMEIRTLLNGEYDERFAVVTIRSGAGGVDAADFAEMLLRMYLRWAERHAYPVKVLDTSYAEEAGLKSVTFEVSAPYAYGNLSVEGGTHRLVRISPFDNQGRRHTSFAAVEVIPLIEDTDHIDIPESDIKVDVFRSSGPGGQSVNTTDSAVRMTHLPTGIVVSMQDEKSQIQNRAAAYRVLQSRLLVLRKAEEAAKKKELAGDIKASWGDQMRSYVLHPYQMVKDLRTDHEVGNTAAVFDGDLDGFIDAGIRWRRRQEKRERQELQEKADQA
- a CDS encoding RidA family protein, which codes for MTISPTARLAELGIALPPPATPLAAYLPVRVSERSAWVSGQGPVKDGASVWTGRLGDSLTVEQGSDAARLAAVNVLAALQGALGSLDRVDHFERVAVMVASTPDFADHPAVANGASNLFAEVFGEAGRHARAAFGVAALPLGWPVEVEAQVALKP